The Streptomyces collinus DNA segment GTGGGACGACGCCGAGTTGACGACCGCGGTGCAGGGCGCCACGGAAGCCTTGGACGGCAGCTCCGGATTCGGCGACATCTATGCCGAGGACAACGACACCGGCTGGATCGACGAATACGCGACAAAAGTCGAGCAGGAGGTCGTCGAGCACGGCGGCGGCGACGCCCCGCAGTACGGCGTGAACGCGACACCCGCCGACTCGAACACACCCTCCGAGGCGCGTTACACGGTCACCGGCGGCGACTCGGCATTCTGCATGCAGGTCACACGCACCCGGTCGAAGGACGGGGACTATGAGCCGCCGGGAATCGGAGGAGGCCAGGGGACGGTGACGGTCCCTTCGTACGACTTCGCGGTGACGACGCGTGAGGGGGGTTGCTGACTTCGTGGTTCGGCCGGGACTGGTCCCCCTGGTAACTCACATACCACGAAGTTCAGTTGGTCGCGTCTCACACGTTGACTACAGTGGTGATCGAGTGTGCCGATCGGGTCGCCAACACCCGTGCACCGCTCAACGACTTTGTCAACGGGGAACGGGGAGGGAAGGCATGCTGCCTTCGGAGGGTTTCAAAGTCGGCTTGGAGGCGCTGGGAACCTTCAAAAAGCGTGTCGATGCAGTGCTCTCCACATTCGAGGGCTCACCCGGCAGCCCTCAGAAGATCGCGGCGCACGCTCTCTCCGAGGCCTCGTTCAGCGGCTCGGGCGGCTTCGCCGAGGCCAAGGGCCTCCACAGCCAGTACGAACGCGTCCACGAACGTCTCACCGCACTCTCCAAGAACCTGGGCCTGCAGATCGAGGCGATGCAGATCGCCGTCATGGGCGCGGGCGGCAACTTCAGCAACATCGACGAGGAGGAGCGGCGGCGGTTCTGGGAGATCAGGACTGAGATCGGCCGTCAGCACGAGGAAGCGGAGCGGGAGAGGGCAGCGGCGGAGGCGGAGAAGCGGGGCGAGTCCGCGCCGAAGAGCAACGACGAGCGGACGGTCACGTACTAGTGAGCGACAAGCAGAAGCCCCAGGAATCGCATCAGGCGGAGAAGGAACAGGCCGCGGCGCAGGTGGGCGTCATCGACATGGTGAGCGGAGCGACGGGGGTAGCTCAGCTCCTCCCCTTCGGCTGGAAGGTCCCCCGTGTCTTCGGCAAGACGAACTTCGAGGGCCACGCCCTGAACGCCATGATCGACATGGTCGAGTCCGCGAAACCGGAGGACTTGGAACTCGCGGGTACTGCCCTGCTGAACGCCCAGACCGCCATCGAAGAAGCAGCGGAGGAACTCGAAGGCCACATCACCCGGGTCGACTGGGAAGGCGAGTCGGGCGAGGCCTTCCGTAAGTGGGGCGCCAATCTCGTCATCCACGCCCGCAAACTTGCCGCATTCGCCGACGCCGCCGGCACCCAGATCACGGCAGCGGCCACGGGCCTCGCCTCGGTCCGCAGCGCCATGCCGCCGCGCGACACCCGAGAGGACCCCAAGGCGGTCGCGGACATTCCGACGCCCAAGCAGATCGAAAGCAACGCGGAGTACGCGGCTGCGGTCAAGGCCGAGAAGGACCGCCAAGAGGCGATCAACCAGATGAACCGGCTGGCGTCCTTCTATGCGGTGTCGGAAGAGATCATGGCTGGGCAGGAGCCGCCGACGTTCGAGCCCATGCCGGATGTGGGGGTGCCTAAGCCGGATCCGAACTATGGGGATTTCAGGAACTCTGGGGCGCAGGGCAGCGGGGGGCTAGGGTCCGGGTACCAGGCGGCGGTGGCCGGGCATGATTCTTCGAGTACGGCGACTGGGCACGCGCGACCGGGAGACGCTACGCCGCCGCTCAAGCATGTGGATGCCCCGACGGCTTTCTCGGGTGCGAACGTCGGCACGAAGATCGACAGCGTGGGAACCCTGTCGCCCCAGGAGGCCACGAGGCCGTCGACCAGTGTGGGGCCGACGATGACTGGGCCAAGTGGCGGCAACGGCGGGACAGTCCCTCCCTTTCCCTCCGGCACGCTTCCTCGCCCCCTCAGCGGGCAGCCAGGCCGCATCTCAGGGTTCGGCGGAGCGAATGGCAACAAGGCCCCGATCTCGGCTCAAGGTCGTACAGGTGCTTCGAGTGGCACCGTCGGCGGTCGCGGTACCACTGGCCCGATGGGTCACGCCACCACCACTGGACAGTCAGGTGCTCGAGGTGGCAGCGCTTCCCCCATGAGCCGAGGCGTCTCCGGCGGAATGCCACGCACCGTCGGGGGGCCAGCGAGCGACCGCGCGGGCGGTTCGAGCGCCACAGGTGCGGCGCGCGGTAATGGAGTTGTTGGAGGAAGGCCCGTCGCAGGTCCTCAAGGGGCGACCGGTTCCAAGGTTCCGCGCGGCACGGTCGTCGGCGCTGGCGGCAACACTGGCTCCCATGCGCCCGTCGGCCAAATCGGGCAGCGTGGAGTGATTGGAGCGCCGAGCTCCGCCCCTGGTGCTCGTCCGGGCCAGACTGCGCGTCCAGCCGCGGGAAATGCCGACGGCGTCGTCGGTACACCCAAAGGGCGAGCCCCAGCGGGGAGAAGCGGTGGGCCAGCCGGAGGTGGTGCAGGCGCGCCGCACGGCCGCACGGGAAACCGACGAAACACGAACCGCAGGGATCGTGAGGATGAGTCTCAACCGGAGACCCCGCGACGCAACACGCCACCAGCGACCGATTGACAAGAGCGAGGATCTGCAGAGTCATGACAGGGACCAGCCCACGTGGCGGATTGACTGCGTTCTTCGCAGGACGTGCCGGAAGACGGGTGTCCACCGCGTGCGCGGCACTCGGCGCTTTCGCAATCATGTCTTCGGGGCTGGCTCCGAGTGCGGTCGCGGCAGACGTTCAGTCGAAGCAGTGGTACTTGAACGCGATGAGCGCTGAAGACATGTGGAAGATCAGCACAGGCAAAGGCGTCAAAGTTGCCGTGCTGGACACGGGCGTGAATCCGGATACATCTTCCCTGAAGGGCCAGGTACTCGGAGATGAGGTGCCGGAGATGGTCTCTTACAAGGCCACCGAGGACTACAACGGCCACGGCACCAGCATGGCGGAGTTGATTGCCGGTACCGGCGCCGGAGGCGGCATGCAGGGCTTGGCCCCCGGCGCGAAAATAGTCCCCTATCGAGTACTCTCCAAAGGCGTGAGCAGCGCCGTCAAGAAAAAAACACCTTCGGTCGCCGATGCGATCAAATCTGCGGCTGACAGTGATGCTCAGATCATCAACATGTCCATCGGCACTGACATCATCGATCCAGACGTGGAGAAGGTCGTCAAATACGCCCACTCCAAGGGAAAGCTGATGTTCGCCGCTACCGGAAACAACGCCGAATCAGAAAACTTCATCGGCTATCCGGCGGCCTATCCCTATGTGGTGGGGGTGGCGGCCAGCGATGAAAAGGGGAAAGTGGGAGAATTCTCGGAGTTCGGCAACTATGTCGATCTGGCGGCTCCAGGTCTCAACGTGCCCTATTGGTGCGATGCGACATTCCGCTCGTATTGCGACGACGGCGATGGAACAAGTATGGCAACGGCCATCGCTTCCGCCTCAGCCGCCCTTATCTGGTCCGCCCACCCCGACTGGACCGCCAACCAGGTCCTGCGCACCATGATCGATACAGCTGGCCGCACTTGGGCGAAGGGCGAGCGGAGCAACTACGTCGGCTACGGCGCCGTCCGCCCCCGAAGGGTGCTGGAGAACAGAGACATCAACCCGGGGTCGGCCGCCACCGACCCCCTCAGCTTCGAGAACGGAACCGGCGTCACGGGCGTCACCGCCTCACCCTCCTCTCCCGCATCAACCTCGTCACAGGCCCCCAAGAACCCTTCTGGCGGCCAGACTTCGGCGACTGGATCGACCTCGGAGTCATCCGACAACACCACGATGTGGGTCGCTCTCGGAGCCGCAGGGGCGGTCCTGGTGATCGGGGGCGGCGCCTTCGCGGTGATCCGCTCGCGGCGAAAAGCATGACGACTCACGCATGTCAACCGGTCACACACGACCTATCCGGCGCGATGACGCGCTCGGAATCGAACCACAGCTCTTACGAAGGGGAGTGCCGAAATGGTCGACCGCAAGCTTAATGAAGGCGACGTACAGAGGCTTCAGACCGAGGTTGTCGATCGATACGACAACATCAGGGGATCGCTCGCGAAGCTGCAGGGCACGATCGACATGATCGAGAAGGCCTGGAGGGGACAGGGCGCCCAGGCGTTCAACACGAAGCAGACGGAAATCAACCAGCACATGGTCGCGATCGGCAAGATGCTCGACGACTTCCTCGAGGGCATCAACCTGAACAAGACCGACAAGCGCAACCTCGAAGACCAGATCGAGGCCGACCTCAAGCAGATCTCCGTAGACGACCTCGGTGGAAAGACTTCGGCGCTCAACAGCTACTGAGGCTACTGACGAGCCATCGGCGGCAGCGAACCGCACGCGGTCCGGGCTGCGCAGTCCGGCTGAAATCTGCACAGAAACGAGGGAAACATGTCCGGAGCACACTACGACGAACTCGCCGTCACGTACGGCACCATGGATGCGCTCGCCACCGAGCTCGGCAACCAGGCCAAGAAGCTCGAAGAGGACCTCGAGGCCCTGAAGCAGGCCGTGCTCAACGTGTCCTCGGGCTGGGGCGGCGAAGCGTACGAGGAGTTCCAGAAGAAGTCCAAGCAGTGGGACACACACGCGCGGGGCATCCACCAGGCGCTGGTCAACATCTCGCAGCGAGTCCGCACCGCCGGCGGTGACTACCGAGGCGGCGACCTGAAGGGCGCCAGCTACTTCCAGTAGGAGCGCAAGGTCTGCAAAACCAGGGTGGGCACGCACGGGAGGTGCCCACCCTGTGTTGTACCGCGTCTTTCAGAAATCCTGCGCCACACGTCCGTGGTCTGTCGCGAACGAAGTGTTGACTACTCCGGGTGCCCGAAGTATGGCTACCAAGTCTGCATATGGTCTCTTCCCGCCAAGATTCCTCATACCGAAGTCCCCTATGACCATAACCCGGTTGCCCGAAGCAGCTTCGATCCTCTCGGTCTGAAGGGCGAATACAGATGGTGCGGCAGGAGTTCGCTCGAGCAGCGCCTCGCCGAGACGGAGCTCTCACTTCCCTCCGGGTAAATCCGCACAAATTCCTCCTCCAGGCTGGCCGGGGTGCACACCAGGTGCAGTTTCAGGCCCCAGTAGAAGCGGGAGTGGGAGCGGCAGTAGCCGTAGTTGGCCCAGCCGGCAAGGTCGGAGCGTTTGACGGTCTCGCGGGAGCGGGCGCACTCGACGGGAGTGGAGTCCACGATCCACACATCGTCCAGCCACAGGTCGGTGTCTGCGGCCAGTGACCGGATGGCCCGTTTGACCAGGGGCAGAGCGGCTCGCAGCCGCTTGTTGTAGGCCGGGCGCTGCGGCAGGTACGGGAACATCCCGTGCAGGTGGGCGTGGGCGAAGCGCAGCCATCGGGCCTCGCAGTGGAAGCCCAGCACGGCCTGGGCCACCGCCAGGGTCACCAGCTCGGCATCGGTCAGCCCGACGGCGGCGGGCACAAGGTCCACGGCAGGGCCCAGGGGAGCCGCAACAGCTCCGCACACCGCTGTGTGCGGAGCTACTCGTCGATCTTGGGCGTCATGTCACACTTCGCTTTGGCGTGAGTATACGAAGAGGCATTCCTTGTGAGCTTGATCAGCTCACCGCGCACCGCGGCATCGCTGGAATTTCTCGCCTGTTTCAACTCGGTGGAAACGCTGAGATTGTATTGCCCACCTGGAGCCTTCCCAGCTGAAGTGCATGGAACGAAGATGGCCGCGAACCTACTGGATGCGACGGCTTTATCTCCCGCCGTGAAGGGTGTGAGCGATTTGGTGGATGCTTCGTTCGCAGCTGTTCCTTTGACCCATTGAGTCCAGCTCTTTGCCGGCTCGTCTTCCATCAAGCGTGCTTCCACGACCAGTAGCTGTTTGCCGCCCCCAGAGACGAAACATGAGGACTCATAGGTGGTGTCCGTGACGTCAACGCGAAGGCGCGCCTTTTCGTTGAAGGAGTACGAGGATTGCTCCGGTAGTACCTTCGTCAAAGCGTTGACCGCGCTGGACGTGGGACCCAGAGAGGAGCATACTTCTCCTGCTTCAATCTCACCCTTCTCTCTGAAGGGTGAGATTTTGTAAGAGTACGCAAAGCCTGCGAAGAGAGCCAAAGCGACCACAGCTCCCACGATGAAAATCATCTTTGGGTGAGTGAGTCTCAATTTTCAGCCTTCCGAATCGAGTTGCCTGGGAATTCCCTCGCCATCGAAATAGTCATGAATCTTCGTGCGAGCGCTGTCGAATCCACTCTCTGCTGCAGTTCCCACGGAGGCCTCGATGAGTGGATAGCTATGGCCGGAATTCTTTCCTGCTTTTTGAGCCGCTGCTTCGACGGCGGCGTAGGTCGAGGACTTGGTGTCCTCAACCTTTTCACCGTTGCGGTAAACGACCTCTCCCGAGCTGTCCTTCAGTGAGCCCTCGGTGATGCCGCTGATGATTTCGTCGGCAGCTGTGCCGGCCAAATCTCCGATGATGACGCCACCTGGGCCAGTGGCCGGTGTTGCGGCCATACCGATCCCAATGCCGACAATGGCGCCACCCCAAGTGCCGATACTCTCGATCTTGGCGTTGTAGTCGGCATCCTTTGTGCCGCCCTCCAGTTCGCTCTCATAGGCTCGACCTGCGCCGATCATGCCCTCGATCTGCCCGGCGGTTCGGGCGATGTCGTCAATTCCTTGCTTGAGGCGATCTTGCTCATC contains these protein-coding regions:
- a CDS encoding S8 family serine peptidase gives rise to the protein MSTACAALGAFAIMSSGLAPSAVAADVQSKQWYLNAMSAEDMWKISTGKGVKVAVLDTGVNPDTSSLKGQVLGDEVPEMVSYKATEDYNGHGTSMAELIAGTGAGGGMQGLAPGAKIVPYRVLSKGVSSAVKKKTPSVADAIKSAADSDAQIINMSIGTDIIDPDVEKVVKYAHSKGKLMFAATGNNAESENFIGYPAAYPYVVGVAASDEKGKVGEFSEFGNYVDLAAPGLNVPYWCDATFRSYCDDGDGTSMATAIASASAALIWSAHPDWTANQVLRTMIDTAGRTWAKGERSNYVGYGAVRPRRVLENRDINPGSAATDPLSFENGTGVTGVTASPSSPASTSSQAPKNPSGGQTSATGSTSESSDNTTMWVALGAAGAVLVIGGGAFAVIRSRRKA
- a CDS encoding WXG100 family type VII secretion target produces the protein MVDRKLNEGDVQRLQTEVVDRYDNIRGSLAKLQGTIDMIEKAWRGQGAQAFNTKQTEINQHMVAIGKMLDDFLEGINLNKTDKRNLEDQIEADLKQISVDDLGGKTSALNSY
- a CDS encoding WXG100 family type VII secretion target — translated: MSGAHYDELAVTYGTMDALATELGNQAKKLEEDLEALKQAVLNVSSGWGGEAYEEFQKKSKQWDTHARGIHQALVNISQRVRTAGGDYRGGDLKGASYFQ